One genomic region from Corallococcus soli encodes:
- a CDS encoding vWA domain-containing protein, whose protein sequence is MSAFFSKRRVSFLSGALLSASLVAACSTSRSPAESQALTHAEARPSRANSAPRDDAAPTLPGPVETESADGDTASTKLSAPPPPSTAPEPMRRAPPAQQQAMMPAKPMPSGVAMGISGVGAGGGGMVAPAPVMEKSKKEMQAEDKSLTEGGNTFEAYKPNAFTETTKDALSTFAADVDTASYSMARRYLQNGQLPPTHAVRVEEFVNYFKYRYTPPEEGAFTVHLEGAPSPFNARRHFVRVGVQGKVVSRSQRKPAHLVFLVDTSGSMASSDKLPLALESIKVAVKNLNENDTVALVTYAGSTKDVLAPTPATDVKKIHAALDTLAAGGGTAMGSGMETAYKHAVKKASGSVVSRVVVLTDGDANIGPNLSAKDMLASVQKYVSEGVTLTTVGFGMGNYHDSLMEQLADKGNGNSFYVDSMKEARKVFETQLTGTLEVIAKDVKFQVEFNPKAVSRYRLMGYENRDIADKDFRDDKVDAGEIGAGHTVTALYEVELTGEAQELATVRIRAKAPNGTEAKEQAFPLTNANMKASLEAASPDFRFAAAVAATADILRAAPAAEGWSLATAQKLAEGAVGSDTERTEFVKLIGQARALTSASARGR, encoded by the coding sequence ATGTCCGCCTTCTTCTCCAAGCGCCGCGTGTCCTTCCTCAGTGGTGCCCTGCTCTCCGCCAGCCTCGTGGCCGCGTGCTCCACCTCGCGTTCCCCTGCGGAGTCACAGGCGCTGACCCATGCCGAAGCGCGCCCGTCCCGCGCCAACTCCGCGCCCAGGGATGACGCCGCCCCCACGCTCCCCGGGCCCGTGGAAACGGAATCCGCCGACGGCGACACCGCGAGCACCAAACTCTCCGCCCCGCCGCCTCCGAGCACCGCGCCGGAGCCCATGCGCCGCGCGCCGCCGGCCCAGCAGCAGGCCATGATGCCCGCGAAGCCAATGCCATCCGGCGTGGCGATGGGCATCTCGGGTGTCGGCGCCGGAGGCGGAGGGATGGTGGCCCCGGCCCCCGTGATGGAGAAGTCCAAGAAGGAGATGCAGGCGGAGGACAAGTCGCTGACCGAGGGCGGCAACACCTTCGAGGCCTACAAGCCCAACGCCTTCACCGAGACGACGAAGGACGCGCTGTCCACCTTCGCGGCGGACGTGGACACGGCCTCCTACTCCATGGCGCGGCGCTACCTGCAGAACGGCCAGCTGCCCCCCACCCACGCGGTGCGCGTGGAGGAGTTCGTCAACTACTTCAAGTACCGCTACACCCCGCCGGAGGAAGGGGCCTTCACGGTGCACCTGGAGGGCGCGCCCTCGCCCTTCAACGCGCGGCGCCACTTCGTGCGCGTGGGCGTGCAGGGCAAGGTCGTCTCCCGCTCGCAGCGCAAGCCCGCGCACCTGGTGTTCCTGGTGGACACCAGCGGCTCCATGGCGTCGTCGGACAAGCTGCCGCTGGCGCTGGAGTCCATCAAGGTCGCGGTGAAGAACCTCAACGAGAACGACACCGTGGCGCTCGTCACCTACGCGGGCTCCACGAAGGACGTGCTGGCGCCCACGCCCGCCACGGACGTGAAGAAGATCCACGCGGCCCTGGACACGCTGGCCGCGGGCGGCGGCACCGCCATGGGCTCCGGCATGGAGACGGCCTACAAGCACGCGGTGAAGAAGGCGTCCGGCAGCGTGGTGTCCCGCGTGGTGGTGCTCACCGACGGTGACGCCAACATCGGCCCCAACCTGAGCGCGAAGGACATGCTCGCCAGCGTGCAGAAGTACGTGTCCGAGGGCGTCACCCTCACCACGGTGGGCTTCGGCATGGGCAACTACCACGACTCGCTGATGGAGCAGCTGGCGGACAAGGGCAACGGCAACAGCTTCTACGTGGACAGCATGAAGGAGGCGCGCAAGGTCTTCGAGACGCAGCTCACCGGCACGCTGGAAGTGATCGCCAAGGACGTGAAGTTCCAGGTGGAGTTCAACCCGAAGGCCGTCAGCCGCTACCGCCTGATGGGCTACGAGAACCGCGACATCGCGGACAAGGACTTCCGCGACGACAAGGTGGACGCGGGTGAGATTGGCGCGGGCCACACCGTCACGGCGCTGTACGAGGTGGAGCTGACGGGTGAGGCGCAGGAACTGGCCACGGTGCGCATCCGCGCCAAGGCGCCCAACGGCACGGAGGCCAAGGAGCAGGCCTTCCCGCTCACGAACGCCAACATGAAGGCGTCCCTGGAGGCCGCGTCGCCCGACTTCCGCTTCGCCGCCGCCGTCGCCGCCACCGCGGACATCCTCCGCGCCGCGCCCGCCGCGGAGGGCTGGAGCCTGGCCACCGCGCAGAAGCTGGCGGAGGGCGCCGTGGGCAGCGACACGGAGCGCACCGAGTTCGTCAAGCTGATTGGTCAGGCCCGCGCCCTCACCAGCGCGTCCGCCCGCGGCCGGTAA
- a CDS encoding expansin EXLX1 family cellulose-binding protein, with the protein MNRPALWNPSLLVALASFACGGCGDSASGGGVTLGEEQKGIATYYDANGSGNCSYDKGGDLMVAAMNADQYDNSAACGQCVDVVGPKGSLRVRIVDQCPDCDKGHLDLSREAFEKVAEMKDGRVDITWTPVSCDVAGPVKYHFKEGSNPWWTAIQVRNHRLPIKKLEWKRDGDWKSLRRESYNYFVTDEGVGEGSFQLRVTASDGQQLTDTLEKVLDDKAVDGAEQFAPKK; encoded by the coding sequence ATGAACAGACCCGCTCTCTGGAACCCCTCGTTGCTGGTGGCCCTGGCCTCGTTCGCCTGCGGAGGCTGCGGTGATTCCGCCTCGGGTGGCGGCGTGACCCTGGGCGAGGAGCAGAAGGGAATCGCGACCTACTACGACGCCAACGGCAGCGGCAATTGCAGCTACGACAAGGGCGGCGACCTGATGGTGGCGGCGATGAACGCCGACCAATACGACAACAGCGCCGCCTGCGGGCAGTGCGTGGACGTCGTCGGGCCCAAGGGCTCCCTGCGCGTGCGCATCGTGGACCAGTGCCCGGACTGCGACAAGGGACACCTGGACCTGAGCCGCGAGGCCTTCGAGAAGGTCGCGGAGATGAAGGACGGCCGGGTGGACATCACCTGGACGCCGGTGTCCTGCGACGTCGCCGGCCCCGTGAAGTACCACTTCAAGGAAGGCAGCAACCCCTGGTGGACGGCCATCCAGGTGCGCAACCACCGGCTGCCCATCAAGAAGCTGGAGTGGAAGCGCGACGGCGACTGGAAGAGCCTGCGGCGCGAGAGCTACAACTACTTCGTCACCGACGAGGGCGTGGGCGAAGGCAGCTTCCAGCTGCGCGTCACCGCCAGCGACGGCCAGCAGCTCACCGACACGCTGGAGAAGGTGCTGGACGACAAGGCGGTGGACGGGGCGGAGCAGTTCGCGCCCAAGAAGTAG
- a CDS encoding DNA repair ATPase has translation MATDSGKTPGTSVPGGEATLEGGSYEVIRARLHSQADALATRANDLNGRRKALFGGTELTVIGNERVRTENNCVPRDIVSVGKYLLFGYNVFIGLKKETVVSDVFSLHRFEKTAEGFDLSAVPSTEAGGFLADPRFVKDFGELYKYYKDAKLLQLRRRDSRLLAVFQTGLSARDLKVFRFNVDVEGHATYVDNQGERDHVYPPSHDFEWTVATREQYVLGQHPHVNVLDQVFVETVKGDLTIKVEDNTATGLGIYSEPVDDPDQALDDAEFAWTKVGGIILLRVLPFREKAHRYLVFNARTQHVVRIDAIGQSCVRLPEDQGIVFPGGYYLQTGDYKVFDGASEQMEFHQAVRSPNGEDVLYVFHRRDEGHYVLFPYNLVRKEVQTPLVANGMSLFADGGLVVFRATSQEPTRVHPMQVWQTPFVSDEHAARLPPAPGYLGKVGNAELVRGISDALTLPRVARTDKPTRRTYEDLVSAATRALDAYYWLNHAEVGLQEPIELLRRTSELIIDEFEKVLAMRKRAEESLAQAVTAQDTLLLQSQPEGLTDAEGYMRALAELRRHRGHLITLKDVRYMDLGRVDALEQAVVAASDAVSTACVDFLQKGEALQPLAARLDGLLERLEPVTTTAELAPLVEDVERTGQGLEVLGEVVGGLQVGDPLARARILEGISELFSRLNRVRAGLQARRKELSSREKRAEFGAQFKLLGQSIENALSQADAPEKCDEALSRLTVMLEELEGRFGEFDEFLGQITTKREELLEAFGARKQSLVDERQRRASGLFSAAERILQGVQRRAKGFKADDELNAYFASDAMILKLRQLAEQLLALQDSVRSDEVMSRVKSAKQDALRALRDRQDLFEGGEGLIKLGPYRFHVNTQPLDLTLVPRDGALYLQLTGSDYTQKLEDPELLKYRELWEQHLVSETRDVYRAEYLAAALLMDAEEGRGGLTLAALYEGGAQGQLLERVRAYSADRFDEGYERGVHDADAVTLLEKLLPLHQGAGLLRFAPVPRAWAALYWAFDADETLRGVFHRRAQSLGRLRQAFDTSSDLVALGDELGEQVLAFLKGHGLAASPAEGRQAGRYLVEELAVEHPRFTTSREALAVKDAFLAHLDRHGSRTAFDEDLRGLEKNLPERLRIARAWVDAFLAKREGGAGDAAYVSLEAAVVLITERKLDRETAGAITSSEATGLLGSHPRVQDRKLPLRLDEFLSRLGEFRQVRVPAYLAYRAYLRDLLDKERRKLRLEELTPKVLTSFVRNRLIDEVYLPLIGANLAKQLGAAGEGKRTDRMGMLLLMSPPGYGKTTLMEYVASRLGLTFVKVNGPALGHSVKSLDPSEAPNATARQEVERINLSFEMGNNVMLYLDDIQHTDPELLQKFISLCDGQRRVEGVWNGQTRTYDLRGKKFCVVMAGNPYTETGDRFRIPDMLANRADTYNLGDILDGKEDLFALSYLENALTSNPVLAPLGTRDPQDVHRLIRMAKGEEVPAGELKHGYAAAELQEIVAVFQRLFRVQQVLLKVNLQYIASAAQDERFRSEPAFKLQGSYRNMNKMAEKVVSAMTDDELERRIDDHYQGESQTLTTAAEQNLLKLAEMRGRLTPEKAKRWEEIKQGFARVKRMGGKEDDPVARVTGQLGAIEEQLGAVRDAVVQAAAQAGSAPDVDPMVEVAPHLEALREAVLEVARVGREAAAKPPPIPPAPAPVVVPSAPATDLAPYLKHMAQLLKALTERVATASEAPTLRNVPLAAPAPDFGPYLAQLSHAITALADRPVSVSMPAPSPAESLQRAASGPTPAELSRQIELVEGALLPLERAARRNVQGEGEGIKALQVWQGITEALELLRGMLRR, from the coding sequence ATGGCAACTGACAGCGGCAAGACCCCGGGCACCTCCGTGCCCGGGGGCGAGGCGACGCTGGAGGGCGGCAGCTACGAGGTCATCCGTGCGCGCCTCCACTCCCAGGCGGACGCACTGGCGACCCGCGCCAACGACCTCAACGGGCGGCGCAAGGCGCTGTTCGGTGGCACGGAACTCACCGTCATCGGCAACGAGCGGGTGCGCACGGAGAACAACTGCGTCCCGCGCGACATCGTCAGCGTCGGGAAGTACCTCCTCTTCGGCTACAACGTCTTCATCGGCCTGAAGAAGGAGACGGTCGTCTCGGACGTCTTCTCGCTGCACCGCTTCGAGAAGACGGCCGAGGGCTTCGACCTGTCCGCCGTGCCCTCCACGGAGGCCGGCGGCTTCCTCGCGGACCCCCGGTTCGTGAAGGACTTCGGTGAGCTGTACAAGTACTACAAGGACGCGAAGCTGTTGCAGCTGCGCCGGCGGGACTCGCGCCTGCTGGCGGTGTTCCAGACGGGCCTGTCCGCGCGCGACCTCAAGGTCTTCCGCTTCAACGTGGACGTGGAGGGCCACGCCACCTACGTCGACAACCAGGGCGAGCGCGACCACGTCTACCCGCCGTCGCACGACTTCGAGTGGACGGTGGCCACGCGTGAGCAGTACGTGCTGGGCCAGCACCCGCACGTCAACGTGCTGGATCAAGTGTTCGTGGAGACGGTGAAGGGCGACCTCACCATCAAGGTGGAGGACAACACCGCCACGGGTCTGGGCATCTACAGCGAGCCGGTGGACGACCCGGACCAGGCGCTGGACGACGCGGAGTTCGCCTGGACGAAGGTGGGCGGCATCATCCTGCTGCGCGTTCTGCCGTTCCGGGAGAAGGCGCACCGCTACCTGGTCTTCAACGCGCGCACCCAGCACGTGGTGCGCATTGACGCCATCGGGCAGTCCTGCGTGCGGCTTCCGGAGGACCAGGGCATCGTCTTCCCGGGCGGCTATTACCTCCAGACGGGCGACTACAAGGTCTTCGACGGCGCGTCGGAGCAGATGGAGTTCCACCAGGCGGTGCGCTCACCCAACGGCGAGGACGTGCTCTACGTCTTCCACCGCCGGGACGAGGGCCACTACGTGTTGTTCCCGTACAACCTGGTGCGCAAGGAGGTGCAGACGCCGCTGGTCGCCAACGGCATGAGCCTCTTCGCGGACGGTGGGCTGGTGGTGTTCCGCGCCACGTCGCAGGAGCCCACGCGCGTGCACCCCATGCAGGTGTGGCAGACGCCGTTCGTCTCCGACGAGCACGCGGCGCGGCTGCCCCCCGCGCCCGGCTACCTGGGCAAGGTGGGCAACGCGGAGCTGGTGCGCGGCATCAGCGACGCGCTGACGCTGCCGCGCGTGGCGAGGACGGACAAGCCCACCCGCCGCACCTACGAGGACCTGGTGTCCGCGGCCACGCGGGCGCTGGACGCGTACTACTGGCTGAACCACGCGGAGGTCGGGCTCCAGGAGCCCATTGAACTCTTGCGGCGCACCTCCGAGCTCATCATCGATGAGTTCGAGAAGGTCCTCGCGATGCGCAAGCGCGCGGAGGAGTCGCTCGCGCAGGCGGTGACGGCGCAGGACACGCTGCTGCTCCAGTCACAGCCGGAGGGGCTCACCGACGCGGAGGGCTACATGCGGGCGCTGGCGGAGCTGCGCCGGCACCGCGGGCACCTCATCACCCTGAAGGACGTCCGCTACATGGACCTGGGGCGCGTGGACGCCCTGGAGCAGGCGGTGGTGGCCGCGTCCGACGCCGTGAGCACCGCGTGCGTGGACTTCCTCCAGAAGGGGGAGGCGCTGCAACCGCTGGCGGCCCGGCTGGATGGCCTGCTGGAGCGGCTGGAGCCGGTGACGACGACGGCGGAGCTGGCGCCGCTGGTGGAGGACGTGGAGCGCACCGGCCAGGGCCTGGAGGTGCTGGGCGAGGTGGTGGGCGGGCTCCAGGTGGGCGACCCGCTGGCGCGCGCCCGCATCCTGGAGGGTATCTCCGAGCTGTTCAGCCGCCTCAACCGCGTGCGCGCGGGGCTCCAGGCGCGGCGCAAGGAGCTGAGCAGCCGGGAGAAGCGCGCGGAGTTCGGCGCGCAGTTCAAGCTGCTGGGCCAGAGCATCGAGAACGCGCTGTCCCAGGCGGACGCGCCGGAGAAGTGCGACGAGGCGCTGTCGCGGCTCACCGTGATGCTGGAGGAGCTGGAGGGCCGCTTCGGCGAGTTCGACGAGTTCCTGGGGCAGATCACCACGAAGCGCGAGGAGCTGCTGGAGGCCTTCGGCGCGCGCAAGCAGTCGCTGGTGGACGAGCGCCAGCGCCGCGCCTCCGGCCTCTTCAGCGCCGCGGAGCGCATCCTCCAGGGCGTGCAGCGGCGGGCCAAGGGCTTCAAGGCGGACGACGAGCTCAACGCCTACTTCGCGTCCGACGCGATGATCCTCAAGCTGCGGCAGCTGGCCGAGCAGCTCCTGGCGCTGCAGGACAGCGTGCGCTCGGACGAGGTGATGTCGCGGGTGAAGTCCGCCAAGCAGGACGCCCTGCGCGCCCTGCGCGACCGGCAGGACCTGTTCGAGGGCGGCGAGGGGCTCATCAAGCTGGGGCCCTACCGCTTCCACGTCAACACCCAGCCCCTGGACCTGACGCTGGTGCCGCGCGACGGCGCGCTGTACCTGCAGCTCACCGGCTCCGACTACACGCAGAAGCTGGAGGACCCGGAGCTGCTCAAGTACCGCGAGCTCTGGGAGCAGCACCTCGTCTCCGAGACCCGCGACGTCTACCGCGCGGAGTACCTGGCCGCGGCCCTGCTGATGGACGCGGAGGAGGGCCGGGGCGGCCTGACGCTCGCGGCGCTGTACGAGGGCGGCGCGCAGGGCCAGCTGCTGGAGCGCGTGCGGGCGTACTCCGCGGACCGCTTCGACGAGGGCTACGAGCGCGGCGTGCACGACGCGGACGCGGTGACGCTGCTGGAGAAGCTGCTCCCGCTGCACCAGGGGGCGGGCCTGCTGCGCTTCGCCCCGGTGCCGCGCGCCTGGGCCGCGCTCTACTGGGCGTTCGACGCGGATGAGACGCTCCGGGGCGTGTTCCACCGGCGCGCGCAGAGCCTGGGGCGGCTGCGCCAGGCGTTCGACACGTCGTCGGACCTGGTGGCGCTGGGCGACGAGCTGGGCGAACAGGTGCTCGCCTTCCTCAAGGGCCACGGGCTCGCGGCGTCACCGGCGGAGGGGCGGCAGGCGGGCCGCTACCTCGTGGAGGAGCTGGCGGTGGAGCACCCGCGCTTCACCACCAGCCGCGAGGCCCTGGCGGTGAAGGACGCCTTCCTCGCGCACCTGGACCGGCACGGCTCGCGCACCGCGTTCGACGAGGACCTGCGCGGCCTGGAGAAGAACCTGCCGGAGCGCCTGCGCATCGCGCGGGCCTGGGTGGACGCGTTCCTCGCGAAGCGCGAGGGGGGCGCGGGCGACGCGGCCTACGTGTCGCTGGAGGCGGCGGTGGTGCTCATCACCGAGCGCAAGCTGGACCGCGAGACGGCGGGCGCCATCACGTCCTCGGAGGCCACGGGCCTGCTGGGCAGCCACCCGCGCGTGCAGGACCGGAAGCTGCCCCTGCGCCTGGACGAGTTCCTGTCCCGGCTGGGTGAGTTCCGTCAGGTGCGCGTGCCCGCCTATTTGGCGTACCGCGCGTACCTGCGCGACCTGCTGGACAAGGAGCGGCGCAAGCTGCGGCTGGAGGAGCTGACGCCCAAGGTGCTCACGAGCTTCGTGCGCAACCGGCTCATCGACGAGGTGTACCTGCCGCTCATCGGCGCGAACCTGGCCAAGCAGCTGGGCGCGGCGGGCGAGGGCAAGCGCACGGACCGCATGGGCATGCTGCTGCTCATGTCGCCCCCGGGCTACGGCAAGACGACGCTGATGGAGTACGTGGCCAGCCGCCTGGGCCTCACCTTCGTCAAGGTGAACGGGCCGGCGCTGGGCCACTCCGTGAAGTCGTTGGATCCGTCGGAGGCGCCCAACGCCACCGCGCGGCAGGAGGTGGAGCGCATCAACCTGTCCTTCGAGATGGGCAACAACGTGATGCTCTACCTCGACGACATCCAGCACACGGATCCGGAGCTGCTCCAGAAGTTCATCTCCCTGTGCGACGGCCAGCGCCGCGTGGAGGGTGTCTGGAATGGCCAGACGCGCACGTATGACCTGCGCGGCAAGAAGTTCTGCGTGGTGATGGCGGGCAACCCGTACACGGAGACGGGCGACCGCTTCCGCATCCCGGACATGCTCGCCAACCGCGCGGACACGTACAACCTGGGTGACATCCTGGACGGCAAGGAGGACCTGTTCGCGCTCAGCTACCTGGAGAACGCGCTCACCTCCAACCCGGTGCTGGCGCCGCTGGGCACGCGAGACCCCCAGGACGTGCACCGCCTCATCCGGATGGCGAAGGGCGAGGAGGTGCCCGCGGGCGAGCTGAAGCACGGCTACGCGGCGGCGGAGCTCCAGGAGATCGTCGCCGTCTTCCAGCGCCTGTTCCGCGTGCAGCAGGTGCTGCTCAAGGTGAACCTCCAGTACATCGCGTCCGCCGCGCAGGACGAGCGCTTCCGCTCGGAGCCCGCGTTCAAGTTGCAGGGCAGCTACCGCAACATGAACAAGATGGCGGAGAAGGTCGTCTCCGCGATGACGGACGACGAGCTGGAGCGCCGCATCGACGACCACTACCAGGGCGAGTCCCAGACGCTCACCACCGCCGCGGAGCAGAACCTGCTCAAGCTGGCGGAGATGCGCGGGCGCCTGACGCCGGAGAAGGCGAAGCGCTGGGAGGAGATCAAGCAGGGCTTCGCCCGCGTCAAGCGCATGGGGGGCAAGGAGGACGACCCCGTGGCGCGCGTCACCGGTCAGCTGGGCGCCATCGAGGAGCAGCTGGGCGCGGTGCGCGACGCCGTGGTCCAGGCCGCGGCCCAGGCGGGCAGCGCCCCCGACGTCGACCCCATGGTGGAGGTGGCCCCGCACCTGGAGGCCCTGCGCGAGGCCGTCCTGGAGGTGGCCCGCGTGGGCCGCGAGGCCGCCGCGAAGCCGCCGCCGATTCCCCCGGCCCCGGCCCCGGTGGTCGTCCCGTCCGCTCCGGCGACGGACCTGGCGCCGTACCTCAAGCACATGGCGCAGCTGCTCAAGGCGCTCACGGAGCGCGTGGCGACCGCGTCCGAGGCGCCCACGCTGAGGAACGTCCCGCTGGCCGCGCCGGCCCCTGACTTCGGGCCGTACCTGGCGCAGCTCTCCCACGCCATCACCGCCCTGGCGGACCGGCCGGTGTCCGTGTCCATGCCGGCCCCATCCCCGGCGGAGTCGCTGCAGCGCGCGGCGAGCGGCCCGACTCCGGCGGAGCTGAGCCGGCAGATCGAGCTGGTGGAAGGGGCGCTCCTGCCGCTGGAGCGCGCCGCCCGCCGCAACGTGCAGGGCGAAGGGGAGGGCATCAAGGCCCTCCAGGTCTGGCAGGGCATCACCGAGGCGCTGGAGCTGCTGCGCGGCATGCTGCGGCGCTAG
- a CDS encoding flotillin family protein has translation MDPISLAAIVGGGIIILFGIFVSVAKFYRQVDQGKVLIVNTMKTEPTVTFTGAVVLPIVHRAEVMDISLKTVEIDRRGKEGLICQDNIRADIKVTFFVRVNKTREDVLKVAQSIGCVRASDQETLENLFEAKFSEALKTVGKSFDFEQLYTKRDEIKDKVVETIGRDLNGYMLEDCAIDFLEQTPVEMLDKDNILDAQGIRKITQLTTEQNVFTNELRQSERMAVTKRDVEADEAIFALQRQREEAAAKQRREIDIIQARETAEADRVKSEEFAKAQLARIKAEEEIAINEENKTRQVQVAQKNRERVVGVETERVEKDRALEAINRERETEMQRISKEKALEGEKKAIADVVRARIAVEKTVAQEEENIKDLRVTSEARRNKDALIIAAQGHAEEASVKDVTAADASAKIAVFLAKEKLTLAEADLEAADKSAKAKMRLAEGIQAESAAEGLANVRVREADAVATEKLGMAQVRVKEAEASVIQKQGQAQASATREKLLAEASGLEEKGMAQARVQEAEAGAIHKRGEAEAFAMREKLLAEAAAIQEKLMAEARGLSEKATAMKALDGVGREHEEYRLRLNKERDVELAAINVRKDIAQAQAQVLGQAFSNAKFQIVGGDGKFFENFIKAVSFGSSVDGALDHSEALKKTLGGYLNGEKDLPADLKEILSKPGLSNDAQNLAVAALLNRMSLSPTASTAAGIKALVQTEASALLEKQG, from the coding sequence ATGGATCCCATCAGCCTGGCAGCAATCGTCGGTGGCGGCATCATCATCCTCTTCGGCATCTTCGTCAGCGTGGCGAAGTTCTACCGCCAGGTGGATCAGGGCAAGGTGCTCATCGTCAACACGATGAAGACCGAGCCCACGGTGACGTTCACCGGCGCCGTCGTCCTCCCCATCGTCCACCGCGCGGAGGTGATGGACATCTCGCTGAAGACGGTTGAAATCGACCGTCGCGGCAAGGAAGGCCTCATCTGCCAGGACAACATCCGGGCGGACATCAAGGTCACCTTCTTCGTGCGCGTGAACAAGACCCGCGAGGACGTGCTCAAGGTCGCCCAGTCCATCGGCTGCGTGCGCGCCAGTGATCAGGAGACGCTGGAGAACCTCTTCGAGGCCAAGTTCTCCGAAGCCCTCAAGACGGTGGGCAAGAGCTTCGACTTCGAGCAGCTCTACACCAAGCGCGATGAGATCAAGGACAAGGTCGTGGAGACCATTGGCCGCGACCTCAACGGCTACATGCTGGAGGACTGCGCCATCGACTTCCTCGAGCAGACCCCGGTGGAGATGCTCGACAAGGACAACATCCTGGACGCCCAGGGCATCCGGAAGATCACCCAGCTGACCACCGAGCAGAACGTCTTCACCAACGAGCTGCGCCAGTCCGAGCGCATGGCCGTGACGAAGCGGGACGTGGAAGCCGACGAGGCCATCTTCGCCCTGCAGCGTCAGCGCGAAGAGGCCGCCGCCAAGCAGCGCCGGGAGATCGACATCATCCAGGCGCGTGAGACGGCCGAGGCCGACCGCGTGAAGAGCGAGGAGTTCGCCAAGGCGCAGCTCGCGCGCATCAAGGCGGAAGAAGAGATCGCCATCAACGAGGAGAACAAGACGCGCCAGGTGCAGGTGGCGCAGAAGAACCGCGAGCGCGTGGTGGGCGTGGAGACCGAGCGCGTGGAGAAGGACCGCGCCCTGGAAGCCATCAACCGCGAGCGCGAGACGGAGATGCAGCGCATCTCCAAGGAGAAGGCGCTGGAGGGGGAGAAGAAGGCCATCGCCGACGTGGTGCGCGCCCGCATCGCGGTGGAGAAGACCGTCGCCCAGGAAGAGGAGAACATCAAGGACCTGCGCGTGACGTCGGAGGCGCGGCGCAACAAGGACGCGCTCATCATCGCCGCCCAGGGCCACGCGGAAGAGGCGTCCGTCAAGGACGTCACCGCCGCGGACGCCAGCGCGAAGATCGCCGTCTTCCTCGCCAAGGAGAAGCTGACCCTGGCCGAGGCGGACCTGGAGGCCGCGGACAAGTCGGCCAAGGCGAAGATGCGCCTGGCCGAGGGCATCCAGGCCGAGTCCGCCGCCGAGGGGCTCGCCAACGTGCGCGTGCGTGAAGCCGACGCCGTCGCCACGGAGAAGCTGGGCATGGCGCAGGTGCGCGTGAAGGAGGCCGAGGCCTCCGTCATCCAGAAGCAGGGCCAGGCGCAGGCCTCCGCGACGCGCGAGAAGCTGCTCGCCGAGGCGTCCGGCCTGGAAGAGAAGGGCATGGCCCAGGCCCGCGTGCAGGAGGCGGAAGCCGGCGCCATCCACAAGCGCGGCGAGGCCGAGGCGTTCGCCATGCGCGAGAAGCTGCTCGCCGAGGCCGCCGCCATCCAGGAGAAGCTGATGGCCGAGGCGCGGGGCCTGTCGGAGAAGGCCACGGCGATGAAGGCCCTGGACGGCGTGGGTCGCGAGCACGAGGAGTACCGCCTGCGCCTCAACAAGGAGCGCGACGTGGAGCTGGCGGCCATCAACGTGCGCAAGGACATCGCGCAGGCGCAGGCCCAGGTGCTGGGTCAGGCCTTCAGCAACGCGAAGTTCCAGATCGTCGGTGGCGACGGGAAGTTCTTCGAGAACTTCATCAAGGCCGTCTCCTTCGGCAGCTCCGTGGACGGCGCGCTGGACCACAGCGAGGCGCTGAAGAAGACGCTCGGCGGCTACCTCAACGGTGAGAAGGACCTGCCGGCGGACCTGAAGGAGATCCTCTCCAAGCCGGGCCTCAGCAACGACGCGCAGAACCTGGCCGTCGCCGCGCTGCTCAACCGGATGTCCCTCAGCCCCACCGCCTCCACCGCCGCCGGCATCAAGGCGCTGGTGCAGACGGAGGCCTCGGCCCTCCTCGAGAAGCAGGGCTAG